In one window of Bradyrhizobium betae DNA:
- a CDS encoding FAD binding domain-containing protein, which translates to MIPGSFDYHRPKSVADAVALLVKLGEDARPLAGGHSLIPMMKTRLATPEHLVDLRAIGDLKGIREEGGDIVIGAMTTQHTLIGSDLLAAKLPIIRETSLLIADPQIRYMGTIGGNAANGDPGNDMPALMQCLGASYELTGPNGVRRVAAREFYQAAYFTALETGEILTAIRIPVPPVGHGYAYEKLKRKIGDYATAAAAVVLTMSGGKCTSASIGLTNVADTPLWAEEAANALVGTALDKAALDKAVALAEAITSPAADGRGPAEYRTKMAGVMLRRAAERAKSRAKN; encoded by the coding sequence GTGATTCCTGGTTCATTTGACTACCATCGTCCGAAATCCGTCGCCGATGCCGTCGCGCTTCTGGTGAAGCTCGGCGAAGACGCCCGGCCCCTGGCCGGCGGCCACAGCCTGATCCCGATGATGAAAACCCGGCTGGCCACGCCAGAGCATCTGGTCGATTTGCGCGCCATCGGAGACCTCAAGGGGATCCGGGAAGAGGGCGGCGACATCGTTATCGGAGCGATGACCACCCAGCACACGCTGATCGGTTCCGATCTGCTGGCGGCGAAATTGCCGATCATTCGCGAGACGTCGCTGCTGATCGCCGATCCTCAAATCCGCTACATGGGCACCATCGGCGGCAACGCCGCCAACGGCGATCCGGGCAACGACATGCCCGCGCTGATGCAGTGTCTGGGCGCAAGCTACGAACTCACCGGCCCGAATGGCGTGCGCCGGGTTGCAGCGCGTGAGTTTTATCAGGCGGCGTATTTCACCGCCCTTGAGACCGGCGAAATCCTGACCGCGATTCGCATTCCGGTGCCGCCGGTTGGACATGGCTATGCCTACGAGAAACTGAAACGGAAAATCGGCGACTATGCCACCGCCGCGGCCGCGGTCGTTCTCACCATGAGTGGCGGCAAGTGCACCTCGGCTTCGATCGGGCTGACCAACGTGGCCGATACGCCGCTGTGGGCTGAAGAAGCCGCCAACGCACTGGTCGGCACCGCGCTCGACAAGGCGGCGCTCGACAAGGCCGTCGCGTTGGCCGAGGCGATCACCAGTCCGGCGGCGGATGGCCGCGGTCCTGCCGAATACCGCACCAAGATGGCTGGCGTGATGCTGCGCCGCGCCGCCGAGCGGGCGAAGTCCCGCGCGAAAAACTAG
- a CDS encoding (2Fe-2S)-binding protein, whose protein sequence is MAKAHIELTINGQPVEALVEPRTLLIHFIREQQNLTGAHIGCDTSHCGACTVDLDGMSVKSCTTFAIQANGSSITTVEGMAAADGTLSALQEGFRMMHGLQCGYCTPGMIMRSHRLLQENPNPTEEEIRFGIAGNLCRCTGYQNIVKAIQYAAAKINGVPFQEAAE, encoded by the coding sequence ATGGCGAAAGCCCATATCGAGCTGACGATCAACGGGCAGCCGGTGGAGGCGCTGGTCGAGCCGCGCACCCTGCTGATCCATTTCATCCGCGAACAACAAAATCTCACTGGTGCGCACATCGGCTGCGACACCAGCCATTGTGGTGCTTGCACCGTCGATCTCGACGGCATGTCGGTAAAAAGCTGCACGACATTCGCCATTCAGGCCAATGGTTCGTCGATTACGACCGTCGAGGGCATGGCGGCCGCAGACGGCACGCTGAGCGCGTTGCAGGAAGGCTTCCGCATGATGCACGGCCTGCAGTGCGGTTACTGCACGCCGGGCATGATCATGCGCTCGCATCGCTTGCTGCAGGAAAATCCCAATCCGACTGAAGAGGAAATCCGGTTTGGTATCGCAGGGAATCTCTGCCGCTGCACCGGCTACCAGAACATCGTGAAGGCAATTCAATACGCGGCAGCCAAGATCAATGGCGTGCCTTTCCAGGAGGCCGCAGAATGA
- a CDS encoding aerobic carbon-monoxide dehydrogenase large subunit, with product MNVQAPIELTSAERAEKLQGMGCKRKRVEDIRFTQGKGNYVDDVKLPGMLFGDFVRSSHAHARIKSIDTSKAKALPGVLAVLTAADLKPLNLHYMPTLAGDVQAVLADEKVLFQNQEVAFVVAKDRYIAADAIELVEVEYEPLPVLVDPFKALEPDAPLLREDIKDKMTGAHGPRKHHNHIFFWDIGDKDGTDEAFAKADVVSKDMFTYHRVHPSPLETCQCVASMDKIKGELTLWGTFQAPHVIRTVVSLISGLPEHKIHVIAPDIGGGFGNKVGAYSGYVCAVVASIVLGVPVKWVEDRMENLSTTSFARDYHMTTELAATKDGKILAMRCHVLADHGAFDACADPSKWPAGFMNICTGSYDMPVAYLSVDGVYTNKASGGVAYRCSFRVTEAVYAIERAIETLAQRLGMDSADLRIKNFIQPEQFPYHAPLGWEYDSGNYPLAMKKAMDAVGYRALRAEQKQKQEAFKRGETRELMGIGISFFTEIVGAGPSKNCDILGVAMFDSAEIRIHPTGSIIARMGTKSQGQGHETTYAQIIATELGIPADDIMIEEGNTDTAPYGLGTYGSRSTPTAGAATAVAARKIKAKAQMIAAHLLEVHEGDLEWDVDRFRVKGLPEKFKTMKEIAWASYNSPPPNLEPGLEAVNYYDPPNMTYPFGAYFCVMDIDVDTGVAKTRRFYALDDCGTRINPMIIEGQVHGGLTEAFAVAMGQEIRYDEQGNVMGASFMDFFLPTAVETPKWETDYTVTPSPHHPIGAKGVGESPHVGGVPCFSNAVNDAFAFLNAGHIQMPHDAWRLWKVGERLGLHV from the coding sequence ATGAACGTCCAGGCTCCAATCGAACTCACCAGCGCCGAGCGCGCCGAAAAACTCCAGGGCATGGGGTGCAAGCGCAAGCGCGTCGAAGACATCCGCTTCACGCAAGGCAAGGGCAACTATGTCGACGACGTGAAACTGCCGGGCATGCTGTTCGGGGATTTCGTGCGCTCGTCCCACGCCCATGCCCGCATCAAGAGCATCGACACCTCGAAAGCCAAGGCGCTGCCGGGCGTGCTTGCGGTCCTGACCGCCGCCGACCTCAAGCCGCTCAATCTTCACTACATGCCGACGCTGGCCGGCGATGTGCAAGCCGTGCTCGCCGACGAGAAGGTGCTGTTCCAGAATCAGGAAGTCGCGTTCGTGGTGGCGAAGGACCGTTACATCGCCGCCGACGCGATCGAACTCGTCGAGGTCGAATACGAGCCGCTGCCGGTTCTGGTCGATCCGTTTAAGGCACTAGAGCCTGATGCGCCGCTGCTGCGCGAGGATATCAAGGACAAGATGACCGGCGCGCATGGACCGCGCAAGCATCACAACCACATCTTCTTCTGGGATATCGGCGACAAGGACGGTACCGACGAAGCCTTTGCCAAGGCCGACGTCGTCTCCAAGGATATGTTTACCTATCACCGGGTCCATCCGTCGCCGCTGGAGACCTGCCAGTGCGTCGCCTCGATGGACAAGATCAAGGGCGAATTGACGCTGTGGGGCACCTTCCAGGCGCCGCACGTGATTCGCACAGTGGTGTCGCTGATCTCGGGGTTGCCCGAGCACAAGATCCACGTGATCGCGCCGGATATCGGCGGCGGTTTCGGCAACAAGGTTGGCGCCTATTCCGGCTATGTCTGCGCGGTGGTCGCGTCCATCGTGCTGGGCGTGCCGGTGAAGTGGGTCGAGGACCGGATGGAGAATCTCTCCACCACCTCGTTTGCGCGTGATTACCACATGACGACTGAACTCGCCGCCACCAAGGACGGCAAGATCCTCGCCATGCGCTGCCATGTGCTCGCCGATCACGGCGCATTCGACGCTTGCGCCGATCCGTCGAAATGGCCGGCAGGTTTCATGAACATCTGCACCGGCTCCTATGACATGCCGGTGGCGTATCTCTCGGTAGACGGCGTTTACACCAACAAGGCATCGGGTGGCGTCGCCTATCGTTGCTCATTCCGGGTGACGGAAGCGGTCTATGCCATCGAACGCGCCATCGAGACGCTGGCGCAGCGGCTCGGCATGGATTCGGCGGACCTGCGCATCAAGAACTTCATCCAGCCGGAGCAGTTTCCGTATCATGCTCCGCTCGGATGGGAATACGACAGCGGCAACTATCCGCTCGCCATGAAAAAGGCGATGGATGCTGTCGGCTATCGTGCGCTGCGCGCCGAGCAGAAGCAAAAGCAGGAAGCCTTCAAGCGTGGCGAAACCCGCGAGTTGATGGGCATCGGCATCTCCTTCTTCACTGAGATCGTCGGCGCCGGTCCATCCAAGAATTGCGACATTCTCGGCGTCGCCATGTTCGACTCCGCCGAAATCCGCATCCATCCGACCGGCTCGATCATCGCCCGCATGGGCACCAAGAGCCAGGGGCAGGGCCACGAGACGACCTACGCCCAGATCATTGCCACCGAACTCGGCATTCCCGCCGACGATATCATGATCGAGGAAGGCAACACTGACACTGCGCCTTACGGTCTTGGTACATATGGCTCGCGTTCAACGCCGACCGCCGGCGCGGCCACGGCCGTGGCCGCGCGCAAGATCAAGGCCAAGGCGCAGATGATCGCGGCTCACCTTCTCGAAGTGCATGAAGGCGATCTTGAATGGGACGTTGATCGCTTCCGGGTGAAGGGTCTGCCTGAAAAATTCAAGACCATGAAGGAAATCGCCTGGGCGTCGTACAACAGTCCGCCGCCCAATCTGGAACCGGGTCTTGAGGCGGTGAATTATTACGATCCGCCGAACATGACCTATCCGTTCGGCGCGTATTTCTGCGTCATGGACATCGATGTCGATACCGGCGTCGCCAAGACCCGGCGCTTCTATGCACTCGACGATTGCGGCACGCGCATCAATCCCATGATTATCGAAGGACAGGTCCACGGTGGTCTCACTGAGGCCTTCGCCGTCGCGATGGGTCAGGAGATCCGTTACGACGAACAGGGCAACGTGATGGGCGCGTCATTCATGGATTTCTTCCTGCCGACTGCGGTGGAGACGCCGAAGTGGGAAACGGACTACACCGTCACGCCGTCGCCGCATCACCCGATCGGCGCCAAGGGCGTGGGCGAAAGCCCCCATGTCGGCGGCGTGCCATGTTTCTCTAACGCAGTGAACGATGCCTTTGCGTTTCTGAATGCAGGCCACATCCAGATGCCGCACGATGCCTGGCGGCTCTGGAAGGTCGGCGAAAGACTGGGCCTGCATGTTTAA
- a CDS encoding AAA family ATPase, protein MRHHIPRDRIADRLAAAGYIPDRDLATAVWLMEHLSRPLLLEGEAGVGKTEVALALARANDARLIRLQCYEGLDQNAALYEWNYQRQLLAIKARETHADAADVVEDHIFSEKFLLERPLLSSIRQPKSPVLLIDEVDRADEEFEAFLLELLSDFQVSIPELGTIRATTIPHVVLTSNGTRELSDALRRRCLYHYVDFPDVEREARIITARMPDIDVDLALQIARMVEAIRKEDLRKSPGVAETLDWAAALAGLGIDDLRAEPEVVFETMMCLIKTAEDKSRMTREVSDRLLGKVA, encoded by the coding sequence ATGCGTCATCATATTCCACGCGATCGAATCGCAGATCGGCTGGCCGCCGCAGGCTATATTCCGGATCGTGATCTTGCGACGGCCGTCTGGCTGATGGAGCACCTGTCGCGCCCGCTATTGCTGGAAGGCGAGGCGGGCGTCGGGAAGACCGAGGTTGCGCTGGCTTTGGCTCGGGCGAATGACGCGCGCCTCATTCGCCTGCAATGCTATGAAGGACTTGATCAGAACGCGGCGCTCTACGAGTGGAACTATCAGCGCCAGTTGCTGGCGATCAAGGCGCGCGAAACCCATGCTGACGCTGCCGATGTCGTCGAAGATCATATCTTCTCGGAAAAATTCCTGCTTGAACGTCCGCTGCTGTCGTCCATCCGTCAGCCGAAATCGCCTGTGCTGCTGATCGATGAGGTCGATCGCGCTGACGAGGAATTCGAGGCGTTCCTGCTGGAATTGCTGTCGGATTTCCAGGTGTCCATCCCCGAGCTTGGAACCATCCGCGCCACCACGATCCCGCATGTCGTGCTGACGTCCAACGGAACGCGCGAACTCTCCGACGCGCTGCGCCGCCGCTGTCTCTATCATTACGTCGATTTTCCCGACGTCGAACGCGAGGCGCGTATCATCACCGCGCGCATGCCCGACATCGACGTGGATCTGGCGTTGCAGATCGCGCGCATGGTCGAGGCCATCCGCAAGGAGGATTTGCGAAAGAGCCCCGGCGTTGCCGAAACACTCGACTGGGCAGCCGCTCTGGCCGGGCTTGGCATCGACGATCTGCGCGCGGAACCGGAAGTCGTGTTCGAAACCATGATGTGCCTGATCAAGACGGCAGAGGACAAGTCGCGCATGACGCGTGAGGTGTCCGACCGGCTGCTGGGCAAGGTGGCCTGA
- a CDS encoding vWA domain-containing protein encodes MAGSAAIRETIAAPAGAGARRKLGDFVRVLRDNAFIVGLAETSDALTVLAGPDSSSPSRLRPALRALLCSNKADWEKFDEIFDAFWLGRGMKSATRMSGVLQKTPPGFDSTKSGDRPGNPDGAPDSVQRRPGGDDETNENSPGLREGASRSDSLAKADFRHLANPSDLAEAHAVAARLAKAMRVRLTRREQARRAGRRIDLRRTIHKSIAHGGTPMELVWRQRKNKPLRLVVLLDASGSMSMYSAVFLRFMHGILDTFREAEAFVFHTRLIHISPALRERDATRAVERMSILAQGVGGGTRIGESLGTFNRWHAKRAIHARTCVMIVSDGYDTGPAEQLGREMAALRRRCRRIAWLNPMIGWRDYAPEAAGMKAALPHVDLFAPAHNLESLQALEPYLARI; translated from the coding sequence ATGGCAGGAAGTGCGGCCATTCGCGAGACGATTGCTGCTCCGGCGGGCGCAGGCGCGCGCCGCAAGCTCGGCGATTTCGTCCGCGTGCTGCGCGACAACGCTTTTATTGTCGGGCTCGCCGAGACAAGTGACGCGCTCACGGTGCTTGCCGGTCCGGATTCGTCATCGCCATCGCGGTTGCGTCCAGCGCTGCGCGCGCTGTTGTGCAGCAACAAGGCGGACTGGGAGAAATTCGACGAGATATTTGATGCGTTCTGGCTGGGGCGCGGCATGAAATCCGCCACGCGCATGTCCGGCGTGCTGCAGAAGACCCCGCCGGGTTTCGACAGCACGAAGAGCGGCGATCGGCCGGGCAATCCGGACGGCGCACCGGATAGCGTGCAAAGGCGTCCCGGTGGTGATGACGAGACCAACGAGAACAGCCCCGGTCTACGCGAAGGAGCCTCGCGGTCTGATTCGCTTGCCAAAGCCGATTTCCGTCATCTCGCCAATCCATCCGATCTTGCGGAGGCTCATGCCGTTGCGGCCAGGTTGGCAAAGGCGATGCGCGTGCGGCTGACCCGGCGCGAGCAGGCACGCCGCGCGGGCCGGCGCATCGACCTGCGGCGCACGATCCACAAGAGCATCGCGCATGGCGGCACGCCGATGGAACTGGTCTGGCGCCAGCGCAAGAACAAGCCGCTGCGCCTCGTCGTGCTCCTCGACGCCTCGGGTTCCATGAGCATGTATTCGGCGGTGTTCCTGCGCTTCATGCACGGCATTCTTGACACGTTCCGCGAAGCGGAAGCCTTCGTATTTCATACGCGGCTGATTCACATCTCACCGGCGCTGCGCGAGCGCGATGCGACGCGGGCGGTGGAGCGCATGTCGATCCTGGCCCAGGGCGTCGGCGGCGGGACACGGATCGGCGAGTCGCTTGGCACATTCAACCGCTGGCACGCGAAGCGTGCGATTCATGCGCGCACCTGCGTCATGATCGTGTCCGACGGTTATGACACCGGACCGGCCGAGCAACTGGGCCGTGAGATGGCGGCGCTGCGCCGACGCTGCCGCCGCATCGCCTGGCTCAATCCGATGATCGGCTGGCGCGATTATGCGCCGGAGGCGGCCGGCATGAAGGCGGCGCTGCCCCATGTCGATCTGTTCGCTCCGGCGCACAATCTCGAAAGTCTGCAGGCGCTCGAACCTTATCTGGCAAGGATATGA
- a CDS encoding XdhC family protein, which translates to MTLAPDVLDIVNDMKARGEPFALATVVRTVSLTAAKAGAKAVILRDGTMTAGWIGGGCARANVLKAARQSLSDGQPRLISVQPKDVLEEHGLKAGESHDGVLYANNMCPSHGTMDIFVEPILPRPQLYVCGASPVAVAIAAIAQRMGFFVSVCAPAADHALFGDTDRLVDGYEIPADSGGNRYVVVSTQGRGDTAALKSALAAQSTYVAFVGSRKKAAVLKDELAAAGVPPLQLETLRAPAGLDLGAITPDEIALSIVAEMVEVRRRGQRRAEQQEEGHV; encoded by the coding sequence ATGACGCTCGCACCCGATGTCCTCGACATCGTCAACGACATGAAAGCCCGCGGCGAGCCGTTCGCGCTGGCCACTGTGGTGCGCACGGTATCGCTGACCGCAGCGAAGGCGGGCGCGAAGGCCGTCATCCTCAGAGACGGCACCATGACCGCCGGATGGATCGGTGGGGGTTGCGCACGTGCCAATGTGCTGAAGGCGGCGCGGCAGTCGCTCTCGGACGGCCAGCCGCGCCTCATCAGCGTGCAGCCGAAGGATGTGCTGGAAGAACACGGACTGAAAGCCGGTGAATCACACGACGGCGTCCTCTACGCCAACAACATGTGTCCGAGCCACGGCACCATGGATATTTTTGTCGAACCGATCCTGCCGCGTCCGCAGCTTTATGTCTGCGGCGCATCGCCTGTGGCGGTGGCGATCGCGGCCATCGCCCAGCGCATGGGATTCTTCGTATCAGTGTGCGCCCCAGCCGCGGATCATGCGCTGTTCGGCGATACCGATCGGCTTGTGGATGGTTATGAGATCCCTGCGGACAGCGGCGGCAACCGATATGTCGTTGTGTCGACTCAGGGGCGTGGTGATACGGCAGCGTTGAAATCGGCTTTGGCCGCTCAGTCAACCTATGTCGCCTTCGTCGGATCGCGCAAGAAGGCGGCCGTGCTGAAGGACGAACTGGCTGCCGCGGGCGTGCCGCCCTTGCAACTGGAGACTCTGCGGGCCCCGGCCGGACTCGATCTCGGCGCGATCACGCCGGATGAAATTGCATTGTCGATCGTTGCGGAGATGGTCGAGGTGCGCCGCCGTGGACAACGGCGGGCGGAACAACAGGAAGAAGGACATGTCTGA
- a CDS encoding SRPBCC family protein — MDMNGSQRIEASRELVYAALNDVDVLKQCIPGCESIEKTSDNEMNAKVTLRVGPVKASFTGKVTLSDFDPPNGYTITGEGSGGMAGFAKGSAAVKLEADGDATILHYTVKAEIGGKLAQLGGRLIDATATKLAGEFFEKFSGIVGGPVETADEASAEKKKVGWLKKMVGATGAVMLGVIIATHWCCINGHAHAQNEPLMMFICSSTSGV, encoded by the coding sequence ATGGATATGAACGGTTCGCAACGCATCGAAGCTTCACGCGAGTTAGTCTATGCCGCGCTCAACGACGTCGATGTGCTCAAGCAGTGCATCCCCGGATGCGAGTCCATCGAGAAGACATCCGACAATGAAATGAACGCCAAGGTCACGCTGCGCGTCGGTCCCGTGAAGGCTTCGTTCACCGGCAAGGTGACCTTGTCCGACTTCGATCCGCCGAACGGTTACACTATCACCGGTGAAGGCTCCGGAGGCATGGCCGGCTTTGCCAAAGGCAGCGCCGCGGTCAAGCTGGAGGCCGATGGTGACGCAACCATCCTTCATTACACCGTGAAGGCCGAGATCGGCGGCAAGCTCGCGCAACTCGGCGGGCGATTGATCGATGCGACGGCCACGAAGCTTGCAGGGGAGTTCTTCGAGAAGTTCAGCGGCATCGTCGGCGGTCCGGTCGAAACCGCGGATGAGGCTTCCGCGGAAAAGAAGAAAGTCGGCTGGCTGAAGAAGATGGTGGGTGCGACAGGCGCCGTGATGCTGGGCGTGATCATTGCAACGCATTGGTGTTGTATCAACGGTCATGCCCATGCCCAGAACGAGCCGCTGATGATGTTCATCTGTTCATCCACATCGGGAGTATGA
- a CDS encoding IS5 family transposase: MAWTEITRRQYRREGLHYASDLTDAEWGLLKPLIPSPSRIGRPRETDLRAVVNAILYMVSTGCQWRQLPKDFPPYSTVQGYFYGWSREGRFSSINYTLVMAAREHAGREASPTAGVIDSQSVKTTESGGPRGYDAGKKIKGRKRHIVTDTQGNLVGLLVHPADVQDRDGGPRVLASIRRLYPWLRHVFADGGYAGDKMRNALAKIGKLTLAIIKRSDHAEGFEVLPRRWVVERTFAWLGRCRRLAKDFEATIASATAWVLVAHIRTITRRLARP, encoded by the coding sequence ATGGCCTGGACTGAAATCACCCGGCGACAATATCGCCGTGAGGGACTGCATTATGCAAGCGATCTGACGGATGCGGAGTGGGGATTGCTGAAGCCTTTGATACCTTCCCCATCCCGCATTGGGAGGCCGCGTGAGACGGACTTGCGAGCCGTGGTGAATGCGATCCTGTACATGGTCTCGACAGGGTGCCAATGGCGTCAGTTGCCCAAGGACTTCCCACCGTACTCGACCGTTCAGGGCTATTTCTATGGATGGTCGCGCGAGGGCAGGTTCAGCTCGATCAACTACACGCTAGTGATGGCGGCACGCGAGCATGCTGGACGTGAGGCGAGCCCGACGGCGGGCGTCATCGACAGCCAATCGGTGAAAACCACGGAAAGCGGCGGCCCGCGCGGCTACGACGCCGGCAAAAAGATCAAGGGGCGCAAACGCCACATTGTAACCGACACGCAAGGCAATCTGGTTGGTCTCCTCGTGCATCCAGCCGATGTCCAGGACCGTGATGGTGGCCCCCGCGTACTGGCTTCGATCCGCCGGCTCTATCCGTGGCTGCGGCACGTCTTCGCCGATGGTGGTTATGCGGGGGACAAGATGCGGAATGCTCTCGCAAAGATCGGAAAATTGACGCTCGCGATCATCAAGCGATCCGACCATGCTGAGGGCTTCGAGGTTCTACCGCGCAGGTGGGTCGTCGAGCGTACATTCGCGTGGCTTGGTCGATGCCGCAGGCTCGCCAAGGATTTTGAGGCGACCATCGCAAGCGCAACCGCGTGGGTGCTCGTCGCCCACATCCGAACCATCACACGGCGGCTGGCAAGACCTTGA